The Ferrimonas balearica DSM 9799 genome includes the window TTGCATAGTAGGTCTCCATTGCTCACTGTGTGGGCTGAAAGTGCCCGAATTTGCTCCTATCTATTGGTGGCACATGGAGTCCGGGTTGTCCATTTTGTGAACAGTGACGGGGTTGGACTTTGCTGGGCCAATCGTTCGGCCCGACGTCATCCTGTTAGCCATTGCACGCCACCTGGCCCCAGCCGGTGCCCAGCACCGTTTATGGCTATCGGAAATACGGGCCACGGATGCGGTGCGTGACGGGGATCAAACTCTGGCCCCATCAGGCTCACGGCGCTATCATAGTCGCCACTTCCAAAACCCTACAAAAACACTGGCATAGCAAAAAAGGGCGGGACGCCCGTGGAGTACATAATGGCCGTGATCCAGAAAGCGCATTTTGTGAGCTCAGTAGCGGATGCTTTGCAATACATCTCCTACTACCACCCCAAAGACTTCATCGACGCCTTAACCGAGGCCCACGCCAAGGAGATCAATCCGGCGGCCAAGGACGCCATGGCGCAGATCCTGATCAACAGCCGCATGAGCGCGCAGGGCCACCGCCCGCTGTGCCAGGACACCGGCATCGTGACCTGTTTTGTCAAAATCGGTATGCAGGTGCAGTGGGACAGCGACATGACGGTGCAGGAGATGGTGGATGAGGGTGTGCGCCAGGCGTACTCCAACCCGGACAACCCGCTGCGGGCCTCCATTGTGGCCGACCCGGCCGGTGCCCGTAAGAACACCAAGGACAACGCCCCGGCGGTGGTGCACATCGAGATGGTGCCCGGCGATACCGTTGAGGTGGCGATTGCGGCCAAGGGCGGCGGTTCTGAAAACAAATCCAAGATGGTGATGCTGAACCCCTCCGACGACATTGCCGAGTGGGTTGAGAAAACCTTGCCCACCATGGGCGCCGGCTGGTGTCCCCCGGGCATGCTGGGCATCGGCATTGGCGGCACCGCCGAAAAGGCGGCAGTGATGGCCAAGGAAGCGTTGATGGAGCACATCGACATCCATGAGCTGAAAGCCCGCGGCGCCGAAACCACCGAAGAGAAACTGCGCCTGGAGATCTTTGAGCGCGCCAACAAACTGGGCATCGGTGCCCAGGGCCTGGGCGGCCTGACCACCGTGCTGGACGTTAAGATCAAGAGTGCACCGACCCACGCCGCTTCTAAGCCGGTAGTGATGATCCCCAACTGCGCCGCCACCCGTCACGTTCACTTCCATCTCGATGGCACCGGCCCGGCAGAGCTGCCGATCCCGAAACTGGAAGATTGGCCGGAAGTGACTCAGGAAGCGGGCGACAACGTCAAACGCGTGTTCCTCGACACCATCACCAAGGAAGAGCAGGAGAGCTGGAAAGCGGGCGACGTGTTGCTGCTGAACGGCAAGATCCTGACCGGTCGCGATGCGGCCCATAAGCGCATTAAGGACCTGCTGGATTCCGGCGCGGGCCTGCCAGAGGGCGTCGACTTTAACGGTCGCTTCATCTACTACGTTGGCCCGGTGGATGCCGTGGGTGACGAAGTGGTGGGCCCGGCGGGTCCGACAACCGCCACCCGCATGGACAAGTTTACCGAGCAGATGCTGTCGGAAACCGGCCTGATGGGGATGATTGGTAAAGCGGAGCGTGGCCCGGCCACGGTGCAGAGCATCGCCGACCACAAGTCCGTCTACCTGATGGCCGTAGGCGGCGCCGCCTACCTGGTGGCCAAGGCGATCAAACACTCCCGCGTGGTGGCGTTTGAAGACCTGGGCATGGAAGCGATCTACGAGTTTGACGTGGTCGACATGCCGGTGACCGTTGCGGTGGACTCCACCGGCAACAACGTGCATGAAAGTGGCCCCGCCTACTGGCGTGGCCAAATCGCCGAACTGAGCGAATAAACCTGACCGAAGGCCCCGAGATACGGGGCCTTTTTTGTGTCCTGAACAATACTGTCATCTGGCAAACCGACACGGAGACGCCATGGAAACCCTCACGCTGCTGGGCCAGGTGCTGGCCTTTGTCTCAATGGTGATGGCCGGTGCGCTGCTGAACCGGCTGACCGGTCTGGAGATCACCCTGGCGTGTCTGGCCAGTGGGGTAGGGGCGGGCTTGCTGATCACCACCATGGGCTGGGATGTGGGGTTGCGGGCGGAGTATGTGCAGGACCAGGTGTTTTATCTGTTTCTGCCGATTTTGATCTTCCATGCCGCCTGGTCATTGCCCCCCTCGATGCTACGCCTATGGGCAGGCAAGGCGCTGTTTCTCGCCACCGTGGGGGTGGTGCTGACCGGCGCCATCTGTGCCCTGGTGATCTGGTGGGCCATTGGCCACCCAACCGGCATGCCGCTGGCGATGGCGGCGCTGACCGGGGCGATTCTGTCGGCTACGGATCCGGTGGCGGTGGTGGCCACCCTGAATCGGCTGCACGCGCCCAAAGATCTGGCCACGCTGTTTGAAGCGGAGAGTTTGCTGAATGACGCCACCGCGGTGGTGTTGTTTGCGCTGGTGATGGGCATCGTCCAACAGGAGATGGCCGACCCCAGCGTGCTTGGGGTAGTGCTGGAATTCGCTGTGGTGTTCTTTGGCGGCATTCTGATTGGCGCCGCGCTGGGCTGGCTGGCTCAGGGGCTTATCCGCTACCTGCTGCGGGAGGACCTGGCGATGATCACCCTGTTGCTGCTGGCCTTTGGCAGCTTCTTTGTGGCGGAGCACTGGTTCCACGTTTCCGGCATTATGGCCGCGGCGAGCGCCGCGCTGGTGTGCCGGGCCGGACTGGCCCGGGCCGAATCGAAAGCGATACCCCGATTGAGCGATGGCCTGGAGTGGTTCGGGCTGCTGTTCAATCTGCTGATCTTCTGCCTGATGGGGCTGGTGATCACCTTCGACATGTTTATTGAACGCTACTGGGCGATGGCACTGGCCATCGGCGCCGCGGTGTTCGCCCGCTTTGCCTCCGTGTATCTGTGCCAGGGCATTCTGACCCTCAGTGGCC containing:
- a CDS encoding fumarate hydratase, which translates into the protein MAVIQKAHFVSSVADALQYISYYHPKDFIDALTEAHAKEINPAAKDAMAQILINSRMSAQGHRPLCQDTGIVTCFVKIGMQVQWDSDMTVQEMVDEGVRQAYSNPDNPLRASIVADPAGARKNTKDNAPAVVHIEMVPGDTVEVAIAAKGGGSENKSKMVMLNPSDDIAEWVEKTLPTMGAGWCPPGMLGIGIGGTAEKAAVMAKEALMEHIDIHELKARGAETTEEKLRLEIFERANKLGIGAQGLGGLTTVLDVKIKSAPTHAASKPVVMIPNCAATRHVHFHLDGTGPAELPIPKLEDWPEVTQEAGDNVKRVFLDTITKEEQESWKAGDVLLLNGKILTGRDAAHKRIKDLLDSGAGLPEGVDFNGRFIYYVGPVDAVGDEVVGPAGPTTATRMDKFTEQMLSETGLMGMIGKAERGPATVQSIADHKSVYLMAVGGAAYLVAKAIKHSRVVAFEDLGMEAIYEFDVVDMPVTVAVDSTGNNVHESGPAYWRGQIAELSE
- a CDS encoding cation:proton antiporter, translating into METLTLLGQVLAFVSMVMAGALLNRLTGLEITLACLASGVGAGLLITTMGWDVGLRAEYVQDQVFYLFLPILIFHAAWSLPPSMLRLWAGKALFLATVGVVLTGAICALVIWWAIGHPTGMPLAMAALTGAILSATDPVAVVATLNRLHAPKDLATLFEAESLLNDATAVVLFALVMGIVQQEMADPSVLGVVLEFAVVFFGGILIGAALGWLAQGLIRYLLREDLAMITLLLLAFGSFFVAEHWFHVSGIMAAASAALVCRAGLARAESKAIPRLSDGLEWFGLLFNLLIFCLMGLVITFDMFIERYWAMALAIGAAVFARFASVYLCQGILTLSGRPLPRGWSLLLSWGGLRGAIAIALVLSLPVALPGWWTVQSMVFAVVLFSLLVQGTTFAPLLQRHLKSV